One Entomomonas asaccharolytica DNA segment encodes these proteins:
- a CDS encoding GspE/PulE family protein, translating into MAINTPTPDRVLTLNDLLTELLNQERITKRAKDLCYMTQADTPLAVQSPLEVIANQKIDDLSRPGKKLDIETLSIWLADYVKQPYRRIDPLKVDVNSVTSVMSYAFAKRNQILAVEATPEKVVIASVQPLVKAWEENLLHVLKRPIERVVINPADIQRLTNEFYNLSSSVTEASGENLGGNIANSSFEQLVSLTSNADDLNADDSHIIKIVDWLFQYAFQQRASDIHVEPRREFSVVRLRIDGVLHNVYQFPPLVGTAVVNRLKTLGRMNIAERRKPQDGRVKTVSPLGDEIELRLSTLPTAFGEKMVMRIFDPNVLLRGFAELGFSNEDLKRWNNMTAQPNGIILVTGPTGSGKTTTLYTTLKQLATPEVNVCTIEDPIEMIEDSFNQMQVQHNIELDFASGIRALMRQDPDIIMVGEIRDLETAEMAIQAALTGHLVLSTVHTNDAPSTITRLLDLGVPYYLIKSTILGIMAQRLVRTLCPHCKEPVTIDQSVWDELTKPWKSPVPNQTMRPVGCPECRETGFRGRLGLYEVMLFTDDIKKLIQPETNIDDVRIQAYKDGMHSLRLSGAQKVGRGLTTIDEILRVTPH; encoded by the coding sequence ATGGCTATTAATACTCCTACTCCAGATCGGGTTTTAACATTAAACGATCTTTTAACTGAGCTGCTTAATCAAGAGCGTATCACTAAACGGGCAAAAGACCTCTGTTATATGACACAGGCAGATACGCCCTTGGCTGTACAAAGTCCATTGGAAGTGATCGCTAATCAAAAAATAGATGATTTAAGTCGCCCTGGTAAAAAACTGGATATTGAAACCTTATCCATCTGGCTAGCTGACTATGTAAAACAGCCTTATCGCCGTATTGATCCGTTAAAAGTTGATGTAAATTCTGTAACATCCGTTATGTCCTATGCCTTTGCTAAACGCAATCAGATCTTGGCCGTTGAAGCAACTCCTGAAAAAGTGGTTATTGCGAGTGTGCAGCCACTGGTTAAGGCATGGGAGGAAAATCTACTACATGTATTAAAACGCCCTATTGAACGGGTTGTTATCAATCCTGCTGATATTCAACGCTTAACCAATGAGTTTTATAACCTCAGCAGTTCGGTTACAGAGGCTTCTGGTGAAAATCTGGGCGGTAATATTGCCAATAGTAGTTTCGAGCAATTGGTAAGCCTTACCAGTAATGCAGATGATCTCAATGCAGATGACTCGCATATTATTAAAATTGTGGATTGGCTTTTCCAATATGCATTTCAACAGCGTGCCAGTGATATTCATGTAGAGCCACGTCGTGAATTTTCTGTAGTAAGACTCAGAATTGATGGTGTGTTACACAATGTCTACCAATTTCCACCATTAGTGGGTACGGCTGTAGTTAACCGTTTAAAAACTTTAGGCCGCATGAATATTGCCGAACGTCGTAAACCACAGGATGGTCGTGTTAAAACAGTATCGCCATTAGGGGATGAAATCGAATTACGTCTTTCCACCTTACCCACTGCGTTTGGTGAGAAAATGGTTATGCGTATTTTTGACCCTAATGTATTGTTAAGAGGTTTTGCGGAATTAGGTTTTTCGAATGAAGACTTAAAACGTTGGAACAACATGACCGCCCAACCGAATGGCATTATTTTAGTAACAGGCCCGACTGGTTCTGGTAAAACTACCACCCTGTACACAACCTTAAAACAATTAGCCACACCTGAAGTAAATGTGTGTACTATTGAAGACCCTATCGAAATGATTGAAGACTCATTCAATCAAATGCAAGTGCAGCATAATATTGAGTTAGACTTTGCCAGTGGTATTCGGGCATTAATGCGGCAAGACCCTGATATTATCATGGTGGGTGAGATTCGCGACCTTGAAACAGCAGAAATGGCGATTCAAGCAGCCTTAACAGGTCACTTGGTATTATCTACTGTGCATACCAACGATGCGCCTAGCACTATCACGCGTTTACTGGATTTAGGTGTACCTTACTACTTAATTAAAAGTACTATTTTAGGGATTATGGCACAGCGTTTAGTTAGAACGCTTTGTCCTCACTGTAAAGAACCCGTCACTATCGACCAAAGTGTTTGGGATGAACTTACCAAACCTTGGAAATCACCTGTTCCTAACCAAACCATGCGCCCTGTTGGTTGCCCAGAGTGTCGTGAAACTGGTTTTAGAGGCCGACTTGGTCTTTATGAAGTGATGTTATTTACTGACGATATTAAAAAACTTATTCAACCTGAAACCAATATTGACGATGTGCGTATCCAAGCCTATAAAGATGGTATGCATAGCTTAAGACTCTCAGGTGCACAAAAGGTAGGAAGGGGTTTAACCACTATTGATGAAATTTTAAGAGTGACGCCTCATTAG
- a CDS encoding HlyD family secretion protein: MNVKQIITLAFIAIIIALAILFRAHNQHIILQGEVDAPQVIVVSKAKGRVVERFVERGDDVKAGQPLIKLDSPELIAQLQAAEAARDNVKARLEESLNGTREENIRTAKADLLQAQANYANALSTYTRNKQLADKGYLADIALDNYRRDRDTTAESVKAAEANLDLALNGDRIEQREQFAAQLREAEHNLAETKAITDDLNVVSPVAGEIGSIPAEVGELLNASSPLMTVIRIQQAYFVFYLREDILANVKKNDIIEVSVPAINAIDDKKIKARVGYIAPLGDFSTKRATRATGDFDLKTFEVRLYLDQPVDNLRVGMSVLWDWKK, from the coding sequence ATGAATGTCAAACAAATAATTACCCTTGCTTTTATTGCCATTATTATTGCTTTGGCTATTTTATTTCGTGCCCATAATCAGCATATAATTTTGCAGGGCGAAGTCGATGCACCACAAGTAATTGTAGTATCTAAAGCAAAAGGACGTGTTGTTGAACGTTTTGTAGAACGTGGCGACGATGTTAAAGCAGGTCAACCACTTATCAAACTAGATTCCCCTGAGCTAATTGCACAACTGCAAGCAGCGGAAGCTGCGCGTGATAATGTTAAAGCACGCCTAGAAGAGTCTCTAAATGGTACTCGTGAAGAAAATATACGTACAGCTAAAGCAGATTTACTACAGGCGCAAGCGAATTATGCCAATGCCTTAAGTACCTATACACGAAATAAACAGCTAGCCGATAAAGGTTATTTAGCAGATATAGCATTAGACAATTATAGACGGGACAGAGATACTACTGCCGAATCGGTTAAAGCAGCCGAAGCTAACTTAGACTTAGCATTAAATGGCGATCGAATAGAACAACGAGAACAATTTGCGGCTCAATTGCGTGAAGCTGAACACAACCTTGCAGAAACTAAAGCGATTACTGATGACCTTAATGTGGTCTCCCCTGTAGCGGGTGAAATTGGTTCTATCCCTGCTGAGGTGGGCGAATTATTAAATGCTTCTAGCCCTTTAATGACGGTTATTCGTATACAACAAGCGTATTTTGTTTTCTATTTAAGAGAAGATATTTTAGCGAATGTTAAGAAAAACGATATTATTGAAGTGTCTGTGCCAGCTATCAATGCTATTGATGATAAAAAGATTAAAGCACGAGTTGGTTATATTGCGCCCTTAGGTGATTTCTCCACAAAACGTGCTACAAGAGCTACAGGTGACTTTGATTTAAAAACTTTTGAGGTACGACTCTATCTCGATCAACCTGTAGACAACTTACGAGTTGGAATGAGCGTACTATGGGATTGGAAAAAGTAA
- a CDS encoding ABC transporter permease, with translation MGLEKVRIYWRCFHRSFHYEVRLASRTFVIHWITWIFPIILYALLAGLFAENTLLDLPVAAVDNDNSQLSRQLIREFNATAHAKIIPYKYGLEPALRDLEQANIYAILYIPVGFEKEVLAGKQPTPDLYYNALYYGSGYFSTQDYPALINKLNSSYQRIVAARYNLPLPQLSNPNVVYSSLFNATSNYSYYQQFAATIHIIQMFIVSCMIYVLSRRTELLYAKSFTVALLGKLLPYTLTYTATLMCSLAGLIFFSGARVVGNPLYMLLISVFYVIAAQAIGVLLFTFTKSAITAYGLISLLIASAMTYSGLIVPELSMPLAAQIISNIQPLTHALYAMFDVFLRDVKPLGIGEVCLILTIYPTVVALLIRNRIKRRLHIAEGK, from the coding sequence ATGGGATTGGAAAAAGTAAGAATCTATTGGCGCTGCTTTCATCGGTCATTTCATTATGAAGTCAGGTTAGCATCTCGCACTTTTGTAATTCATTGGATTACATGGATATTTCCTATTATCCTTTACGCCTTATTAGCGGGTCTATTTGCAGAAAATACGTTACTTGATTTACCCGTTGCTGCTGTAGATAACGATAATAGTCAACTGTCAAGACAACTCATTCGTGAGTTTAACGCCACAGCGCATGCTAAAATTATTCCTTATAAGTACGGCTTAGAGCCTGCCCTACGGGATTTAGAACAAGCCAATATTTACGCAATACTCTATATTCCTGTTGGTTTCGAAAAAGAAGTATTAGCAGGTAAACAGCCTACACCTGATCTCTATTATAATGCTCTTTACTATGGCAGTGGCTATTTCTCTACCCAAGATTACCCAGCACTCATTAATAAATTAAACAGTAGTTATCAACGTATTGTAGCAGCGCGCTATAATCTCCCCCTACCACAATTATCTAATCCTAACGTGGTATATAGCAGCCTGTTTAATGCCACATCCAATTATTCATACTATCAACAATTTGCTGCCACTATTCATATCATTCAGATGTTTATTGTTTCCTGTATGATTTATGTGCTTAGTCGCCGTACTGAATTGTTATATGCAAAATCATTTACTGTTGCGTTATTAGGTAAGTTATTACCTTATACTTTAACCTATACAGCCACCTTAATGTGTTCATTGGCAGGATTAATTTTTTTCTCTGGTGCACGTGTGGTAGGCAATCCACTGTATATGTTATTAATCAGTGTATTTTACGTTATAGCAGCACAGGCAATAGGCGTATTGTTATTTACCTTCACTAAATCAGCCATTACCGCCTATGGTTTGATTAGTTTATTAATTGCTTCTGCAATGACATATTCAGGCTTAATTGTGCCTGAACTTTCAATGCCCTTAGCTGCACAAATTATTTCTAATATACAACCGTTAACCCATGCTTTATATGCTATGTTCGATGTTTTCTTACGGGATGTAAAGCCGCTTGGTATAGGTGAGGTTTGTCTTATACTGACTATTTATCCTACGGTGGTAGCTTTACTCATTAGAAACAGAATAAAACGTCGCCTCCATATTGCTGAGGGGAAATAA
- a CDS encoding ABC transporter permease — translation MTPHLQEFLQTAKQTLLRQLNAPVWMILLVSLCLISLVFANYTVWDLPVAVIDQDRTVSSHFITRQINASPKMDTIIYDNLNQAKNDLHWRKLFAVIIIPQDFEKHFLSGKTASISIYGDATSRLANGQIQQAISAIYQDLSTQRNQQLLYAQGFSQDQASVVMSPMKSTITDLYNPGINFAAITLPGLLIMMMQQSLLMTSTLTSIGLYIAHNNKTPFHIHLGAMTGLIPIWLFLTIALLVFWPAMMGFRQTAPISELLILVFPFIFAVIAMGVFIMQCLRSVELVFLTLTFIPIPVFYFSGAIWPSSSMPVPIWFLSQLLPSTWATKMLAGTNQLNLPISDVWTEVLMLLALAVFYSMLAIIVSRIRDYGLTALSWRKL, via the coding sequence ATGACACCACATCTTCAAGAATTTTTACAAACGGCTAAACAAACCCTATTAAGACAACTTAATGCGCCTGTGTGGATGATATTATTAGTTTCACTTTGCTTAATTAGTTTAGTGTTTGCTAATTATACGGTATGGGATTTACCTGTGGCTGTTATCGATCAAGACCGTACCGTTTCAAGTCACTTTATTACTCGCCAAATTAACGCCTCACCTAAAATGGATACCATTATTTATGACAATCTTAATCAAGCTAAAAATGATTTGCACTGGCGCAAATTATTCGCTGTTATTATTATTCCACAAGATTTTGAGAAACACTTTTTAAGTGGCAAAACAGCCTCTATTTCTATTTATGGTGACGCTACTAGCCGTTTAGCCAATGGCCAAATTCAACAAGCTATAAGTGCCATTTATCAGGACTTATCAACTCAACGTAATCAACAATTACTCTATGCACAAGGGTTTTCACAAGATCAGGCTAGTGTTGTTATGAGCCCCATGAAAAGTACCATCACTGATCTTTATAATCCAGGCATCAACTTTGCAGCTATCACATTACCCGGCCTGCTGATTATGATGATGCAACAATCACTATTGATGACAAGTACCTTAACCAGTATAGGGCTTTATATTGCACACAATAACAAAACCCCTTTTCATATTCATCTTGGCGCAATGACTGGGCTTATACCAATCTGGTTATTTTTAACTATTGCACTGTTAGTGTTCTGGCCAGCAATGATGGGATTTCGACAAACAGCCCCCATTTCAGAATTACTTATTTTAGTTTTTCCGTTTATTTTTGCTGTCATTGCGATGGGCGTATTTATTATGCAGTGCTTACGTAGTGTTGAGTTAGTATTTTTAACCCTTACCTTTATTCCCATACCTGTGTTTTATTTCTCAGGCGCTATTTGGCCCTCTAGTTCTATGCCTGTACCTATTTGGTTTCTTTCCCAACTACTGCCTTCAACATGGGCAACCAAAATGTTAGCAGGTACTAATCAATTAAATCTCCCTATTTCGGATGTTTGGACAGAAGTATTAATGTTATTAGCACTCGCTGTGTTTTATTCTATGCTAGCCATTATTGTAAGTAGAATAAGAGACTATGGATTAACAGCTTTATCGTGGAGAAAACTATAA
- the ubiE gene encoding bifunctional demethylmenaquinone methyltransferase/2-methoxy-6-polyprenyl-1,4-benzoquinol methylase UbiE, which produces MTDSENKQQQPEAITHFGYQDVPESQKSKKVAEVFHSVAAKYDIMNDLMSGGIHRLWKRFTIELSGVRAGNKVLDIAGGTGDLTRQFSRLVGPTGEVILADINSSMLSVGRDKLMDKGTINNVRFVQADAEKLPFAENTFDCVTIAFGLRNVTHKEEALSSIFRVLKPGGRLLVLEFSKPTNELFSKVYDAYSFTLLPLMGKLIANDSESYKYLAESIRMHPDQETLKAMMQVVGFNPVTYHNMTGGIVALHKGIKP; this is translated from the coding sequence ATGACTGATTCAGAAAACAAACAACAGCAACCTGAAGCAATTACTCACTTCGGTTACCAAGATGTGCCTGAAAGCCAAAAATCTAAAAAAGTAGCTGAGGTTTTCCATTCTGTTGCTGCTAAATATGACATTATGAATGACCTTATGTCTGGTGGTATTCATCGTTTATGGAAACGCTTTACCATTGAGCTATCAGGTGTTAGAGCGGGTAATAAAGTCCTTGATATTGCTGGTGGTACAGGTGACTTAACCCGTCAATTTTCTCGTCTGGTAGGCCCTACGGGCGAAGTTATATTAGCTGATATTAATTCTTCTATGCTAAGTGTTGGCCGTGATAAGCTCATGGACAAAGGTACTATCAACAATGTTCGTTTTGTGCAAGCAGATGCTGAAAAACTGCCTTTTGCTGAAAACACCTTTGATTGTGTCACTATTGCCTTTGGCTTGCGTAATGTAACCCATAAAGAAGAAGCCTTAAGCTCTATTTTCAGAGTATTAAAACCAGGCGGCAGATTATTAGTATTAGAGTTTTCTAAACCTACTAACGAGCTTTTCTCTAAAGTGTATGATGCTTATTCGTTTACTTTACTACCCTTAATGGGCAAACTCATTGCTAATGACTCAGAGAGCTATAAATACCTTGCCGAGTCTATTCGCATGCATCCTGATCAAGAAACATTAAAAGCAATGATGCAAGTCGTTGGCTTTAATCCTGTGACCTACCATAATATGACAGGCGGTATTGTGGCACTCCATAAAGGAATTAAACCTTAA
- a CDS encoding ubiquinone biosynthesis accessory factor UbiJ — protein sequence MAGSLATQAALATLEKGLNKLLHLDSSNLAIEQLAELEGKVIAIQSTLPSQTFFIIPTDNGLFLTDNCDFTVDSKLTASAPLLIQLLLTKDKQLFLKNSDLMIVGEASLLYQFFKIFDEINPDWQHELSQWFGPAIAGLAVQSVKLGNEQLQLGLSILQTQFTTFVEKMTSLNLDEVKVAQNPVANILDLLQKKFGQS from the coding sequence ATGGCTGGTTCACTGGCAACACAAGCTGCTTTAGCTACCCTAGAAAAGGGCTTAAATAAACTGCTCCATTTAGACAGTTCAAACTTAGCTATTGAGCAACTGGCTGAACTTGAAGGTAAAGTGATTGCTATTCAAAGTACGCTACCTTCGCAAACGTTCTTTATTATTCCAACAGATAATGGTTTATTTTTAACGGATAACTGTGACTTTACTGTGGATAGTAAATTAACCGCCTCTGCCCCATTATTAATACAATTGTTATTAACAAAAGATAAACAGTTATTTTTAAAAAACTCTGATCTGATGATTGTGGGAGAAGCCTCCTTACTTTATCAATTCTTTAAAATATTCGATGAGATAAATCCAGATTGGCAGCATGAATTATCACAATGGTTTGGCCCTGCTATCGCAGGATTAGCTGTACAATCCGTGAAGTTAGGTAATGAGCAATTACAACTTGGGTTAAGTATATTACAAACCCAATTTACCACCTTTGTTGAAAAGATGACCTCTCTCAACCTAGATGAAGTTAAAGTAGCTCAAAATCCAGTTGCTAATATACTAGACTTATTACAGAAAAAGTTTGGACAATCTTAA
- the ubiB gene encoding ubiquinone biosynthesis regulatory protein kinase UbiB, with product MRLLAIRRLYKITKVVIKYRLDDLLFDITILPFGVRIFKNLLPWRWFRRKPLVLSRGERIRLALEELGPVFIKFGQMLSTRQDLIPPDIALALSSLQDNVPPFPAEQSIELIERQLGMKVEDAFSQFDIEPLASASIAQVHTAKLQTGEEVVVKVVRPNLKPIIQQDISWLYYCAQVAEYVNYDARRMHLMEVITDYEKTINDELDLQREGANLSQLRRNFENSELLYVPKVYWPLCRQQVLVMERIYGIAVNNVAQLNEYNVDLKALAERGVEIFFTQVLRDSFFHADMHPGNIMVDPTNPEYPRYIAIDGGIVGSLTPEDQDYVARNVFYFFKRDYRRVAQLHIDSGWVPPNTKINELEDAIRSVCEPIFERPLKDISFGFVLMRLFQIARRFNMEVQPQLVLLQKTLLNIEGLGRQLYPDLDLWTTAKPYLERWMRQRVGVKRVIADFRNQVEQMPHIAKMARNIIEHENRKIKLQQKNPLKHKKKDSVLLRLLGALLLAGGISLTITEGSSLQHWPNYLMLAVGIYLIIRRC from the coding sequence ATGCGATTACTGGCAATAAGACGACTCTATAAAATTACTAAGGTTGTTATTAAATACCGCCTAGATGACCTATTGTTTGATATTACTATCTTACCGTTTGGGGTGCGTATTTTTAAAAACTTATTACCATGGCGTTGGTTTAGACGTAAGCCACTTGTTTTAAGCCGTGGTGAACGTATTCGTTTAGCCTTAGAAGAACTAGGGCCTGTTTTTATTAAATTTGGCCAAATGCTTTCTACTAGGCAGGATTTAATTCCTCCTGATATCGCATTAGCCCTCTCCTCTTTGCAAGATAATGTACCGCCTTTCCCTGCTGAACAATCTATTGAGTTGATTGAAAGACAATTGGGCATGAAGGTAGAGGACGCTTTTTCACAATTTGATATTGAACCACTAGCCTCTGCTTCTATTGCTCAAGTACATACCGCTAAACTGCAAACAGGGGAAGAAGTCGTTGTAAAAGTAGTACGACCAAACCTAAAACCTATTATTCAGCAAGATATTTCATGGCTTTATTACTGCGCTCAGGTAGCAGAATACGTTAACTATGACGCTAGACGTATGCATTTAATGGAAGTTATCACTGACTATGAAAAAACCATTAATGATGAGTTAGATTTACAACGTGAAGGCGCTAACCTTTCTCAACTAAGACGTAATTTTGAAAACTCCGAGCTGTTGTATGTTCCAAAAGTCTATTGGCCGTTATGTCGCCAACAAGTACTGGTGATGGAGCGTATTTATGGCATTGCTGTTAACAATGTTGCGCAACTCAATGAGTACAATGTAGATTTAAAAGCGCTTGCTGAGCGCGGTGTAGAAATCTTCTTTACCCAAGTATTAAGAGACAGCTTCTTTCATGCTGATATGCACCCTGGCAATATTATGGTTGATCCAACGAATCCAGAATATCCACGCTATATTGCCATCGACGGTGGTATTGTGGGTAGCTTAACGCCAGAAGACCAAGATTATGTGGCACGTAATGTGTTCTACTTTTTCAAACGGGATTATCGGCGTGTTGCTCAACTACATATTGATTCAGGCTGGGTTCCGCCCAATACCAAAATCAATGAGCTAGAAGACGCTATCCGTAGCGTCTGTGAACCTATTTTTGAAAGGCCATTGAAAGATATTTCCTTTGGTTTTGTGTTAATGCGCCTTTTCCAAATAGCCCGTCGGTTTAATATGGAAGTTCAACCACAGTTAGTGTTACTGCAAAAAACCTTACTGAATATCGAAGGCTTAGGCCGCCAGCTTTACCCTGACTTGGATTTATGGACTACTGCTAAACCTTATTTAGAACGCTGGATGAGGCAACGTGTAGGTGTAAAACGTGTTATCGCTGACTTCCGTAATCAAGTAGAGCAAATGCCTCATATTGCTAAAATGGCACGTAATATTATCGAACATGAGAATCGCAAGATAAAACTACAACAAAAGAATCCTCTTAAACACAAGAAAAAGGATTCTGTATTACTTAGATTATTAGGGGCATTGCTACTTGCTGGTGGTATTAGTTTAACCATTACGGAAGGTAGCTCACTGCAACACTGGCCTAATTATCTTATGTTAGCAGTTGGTATCTACCTTATTATTCGTCGTTGTTAA
- the hisI gene encoding phosphoribosyl-AMP cyclohydrolase: MSETWLAQIHWNNDGLIPAIAQDYLTGEVLMMAWMNKESLALTVKEQRAIYWSRSRNKLWRKGEESGHVQKLHDIYLDCDEDVLLLKVEQVGNIACHTGRVSCFYRKLQHNNWVETTTPLKDPNDIYYKS, from the coding sequence ATGTCAGAAACTTGGCTTGCACAAATACACTGGAATAATGATGGTCTTATTCCAGCAATTGCTCAAGACTACCTAACAGGTGAAGTGTTAATGATGGCTTGGATGAATAAAGAATCACTAGCACTCACCGTTAAAGAGCAACGGGCTATTTATTGGTCAAGATCACGTAACAAGTTGTGGCGTAAAGGCGAAGAATCAGGCCATGTACAAAAGCTCCATGACATTTATTTGGATTGCGATGAAGATGTCTTATTATTAAAAGTAGAACAAGTGGGCAACATTGCCTGCCATACTGGGCGAGTGAGTTGCTTTTATCGTAAACTGCAACACAATAATTGGGTAGAAACCACTACACCCTTAAAAGATCCTAACGACATATATTATAAGAGTTAA
- a CDS encoding phosphoribosyl-ATP diphosphatase — MTDTINRLAKVLAERKQAAPESSYVASLYHKGLNKILEKVGEETTETIIAAKDAAMNGNTEDVIYETADLWFHSLVMLSALNIEPQQVLDELERRFGLSGHAEKAARPKE, encoded by the coding sequence ATGACGGACACAATCAACCGTTTAGCAAAAGTACTTGCAGAACGCAAACAAGCAGCCCCTGAAAGCTCCTATGTTGCTAGTCTATATCACAAAGGTCTAAATAAAATCTTAGAAAAAGTAGGTGAAGAGACTACTGAAACCATCATCGCTGCAAAAGATGCAGCTATGAATGGTAATACAGAAGATGTTATTTATGAAACCGCTGACTTATGGTTTCATAGTTTAGTGATGCTATCTGCACTCAATATTGAACCTCAACAAGTGTTAGACGAATTAGAGCGTCGTTTTGGTTTATCTGGTCATGCAGAAAAAGCAGCACGACCTAAAGAATAA
- a CDS encoding 16S rRNA (uracil(1498)-N(3))-methyltransferase, with product MNLLLLSPTDLVNDNQAVIKGRQLQHILQVHQSQVGDALAVGLINGFMGKGYISRLSTEQAIIEFQLDTPPPAKLPITLLLALPRPKMLRRILQTIATMGVNKLILINSYKVEKSFWQTPFLMPENIQQQLLLGLEQAKDTVLPEVQLVKRFKPFVEDQLPALIKDSQNLIAHLGNYRQCPSLPQQSTTLAIGPEGGWINYEVDKLQQIGFTPVQLGQRILRVETAVAAFLTKLYY from the coding sequence ATGAATTTGTTACTACTTTCTCCCACTGATCTGGTAAACGATAACCAAGCCGTTATTAAGGGAAGGCAACTACAGCATATCCTTCAAGTTCACCAAAGCCAAGTAGGTGATGCTTTAGCTGTGGGCTTAATCAATGGCTTTATGGGGAAAGGGTATATCAGCAGGTTATCCACTGAACAAGCGATTATTGAATTTCAGCTTGATACGCCACCTCCTGCTAAGTTACCCATTACGCTTTTATTGGCATTACCTCGCCCAAAAATGTTAAGAAGAATCTTGCAGACAATAGCCACAATGGGCGTTAATAAACTGATTTTAATTAATAGCTATAAGGTTGAAAAAAGCTTTTGGCAAACCCCTTTTTTAATGCCAGAAAACATACAACAACAATTATTATTAGGGTTAGAGCAAGCGAAAGATACTGTTTTACCTGAAGTGCAACTGGTTAAGCGCTTTAAGCCCTTTGTAGAAGATCAACTACCTGCTTTAATAAAAGACTCCCAAAACTTAATCGCTCATCTTGGTAATTACCGCCAATGCCCTAGCCTTCCGCAACAGTCTACAACCTTAGCTATTGGCCCTGAAGGTGGCTGGATTAATTATGAAGTTGATAAATTACAACAAATTGGTTTTACGCCTGTACAATTAGGTCAGCGTATTCTACGGGTTGAAACAGCTGTTGCTGCTTTTTTAACTAAACTTTACTATTAG
- a CDS encoding PP0621 family protein, producing the protein MLRLLFFLAVGFAIYFLWLHIQKIKKQANQTLTDDTEPMVKCSYCDIYSPQKNAIKGSNNQWYCCSEHARQAEK; encoded by the coding sequence ATGTTAAGACTATTATTCTTTTTAGCTGTTGGTTTTGCCATTTATTTTCTGTGGCTGCATATCCAGAAAATAAAAAAACAAGCTAATCAAACACTTACTGATGATACTGAGCCTATGGTAAAATGCAGTTATTGTGATATCTATTCACCTCAGAAAAATGCAATAAAAGGTTCAAATAATCAATGGTATTGTTGTTCAGAGCACGCGCGACAAGCGGAGAAGTAA